Proteins from a single region of Dasypus novemcinctus isolate mDasNov1 unplaced genomic scaffold, mDasNov1.1.hap2 scaffold_157, whole genome shotgun sequence:
- the LOC131277575 gene encoding mRNA-decapping enzyme 1A, with protein SAPSGHKHLTVEELFGTSLPKEQPVVIGLDSEEVEKLPGEASQKEPSPFLSFSFEQSGGTPCSENLGIQSAAHHPVQPEVTTPVLITPASITQFHEKHAPSYTIPLSPVLSPTLPAEAPTTQIPPSLPRNNTMMQAVKTTPRQRSPLLNQPVPELSHASLIANHSPFRAPLNMTSTAGTSLPSVDLLQKLRLTPQHDQIQTQPLGKGAVAPSFPPAAGQLVTPESFTEPPTKTAAARAAASASLSNMVLVPLQSMQQSQDPEVFAQPKVLSSGIPVAGAPLVTAATTTVSSVLLSPSVFQQTSSRSTDLERKASSPSPLTVGTSENQRKPSIILSKSQLQDTLIHLIKNDSSFLSTLHEVYLQVLTKNKGNLNL; from the exons TCTGCTCCATCTGGACACAAACATCTGACGGTGGAAGAATTATTTGGAACCTCTTTGCCAAAGGAACAGCCAGTAGTTATCGGCCTGGATTCAGAAGAAGTAGAGAAGCTACCTGGAGAAGCCTCCCAGAAAGAACCCAGCCCATTCCTGTCTTTTTCCTTTGAGCAGTCAGGAGGCACCCCTTGCTCAGAAAACCTGGGTATACAATCTGCTGCCCACCACCCAGTCCAACCTGAAGTCACCACCCCGGTGCTAATCACTCCTGCGTCCATCACACAGTTTCACGAAAAGCATGCCCCAAGCTATACGATCCCATTGAGCCCTGTTCTTAGTCCTACTCTGCCAGCAGAAGCTCCTACTACACAGATTCCCCCCAGCTTACCTCGAAACAACACTATGATGCAGGCAGTGAAGACCACACCTAGACAGAGGTCTCCACTCCTGAATCAACCGGTCCCTGAGCTAAGCCACGCTAGTCTGATTGCCAACCACAGCCCCTTCAGGGCCCCCTTGAACATGACAAGCACAGCTGGTACATCCCTCCCCAGCGTTGATCTTCTCCAGAAACTCAGGTTGACGCCACAGCATGACCAAATACAGACACAGCCCCTTGGGAAAGGTGCAGTGGCTCCCAGCTTTCCTCCAGCAGCTGGCCAGCTGGTCACACCTGAGAGCTTCACAGAGCCTCCCACTAAAACAGCGGCAGCAAGAGCAGCggcctcagcctctctgagcaacaTGGTGCTCGTTCCCCTTCAG TCTATGCAGCAAAGCCAAGACCCTGAAGTATTTGCTCAGCCTAAGGTGTTATCCAGTGGCATCCCG GTTGCAGGCGCCCCGCTGGTTACCGCAGCGACCACAACAGTATCTTCAGTCCTGCTGTCCCCAAGTGTTTTCCAGCAGACATCTTCAAGGTCCACAGACCTTGAGAGGAAAGCAAGTTCCCCTTCTCCTCTAACTGTTGGAACATCAGAAAATCAGAGAAAGCCTTCCATTATCCTCAGCAAGTCTCAGCTCCAGGATACATTAATACATCTAATAAAG AATGATTCCAGCTTCCTCAGTACGCTTCATGAAGTCTACTTGCAGGTTCTGACCAAGAACAAAGGCAACCTCAACCTATGA